The Candidatus Eisenbacteria bacterium genome includes the window GTGGACGTACGCCTCGGCATCATCCGCGAAGAACTTGATCTTGCCTGACGCGGCGCCCGGGCCGGCGTTGATCCCCTTCGCGATCACCTTCGCCTTCCGCTTGGCGGCCGGGTCGAAGATCGGCTGCAGCAGCTGGTTGAGGTCGTCCGGCGGGATGCGGCCGGCGGTGAGCGCCTCCTCCTTGGAGATGAGCCCCTCGTCCACCATGTCCACCGCGATCCGGAGCGCCGCGATACCGGTGCGCGCGCCGCGCCGGGTCTGGAGCATGAAGAGGCGCCCCTCCTCGACCGTGAACTCGAAGTCCTGGACGTCCCGGTAGTGCTGCTCGAGCCGCGACGTGATCTCCCGGAGCTGCGCATACGCGGTCGGCAGCTCGCGCTCCATCTCGTCGATCGGGCGCGGCGTGCGGATTCCCGCCACCACGTCCTCGCCCTGCGCGTTCAGGAGGTACTCGCCGTAGAAGCGCCGCTCGCCGGTCGCCGGGTCCCTCGTGAATCCGACGCCGGTCGCGGAGGTCGGGCCGAGATTGCCGAACACCATGGCCTGCACGTTGACGGCGGTGCCCATGTCGTCGGCGATCCCGTGGATGCGGCGGTAGTGCACCGCGCGCTCGCCGTACCACGAGCGGAAGACCGCGTCGCGCGCGCCGGCGAGCTGCACGCGCGCGTCCTGGGGGAAATCCCTCCCCGTCTCGCGCCGGACCAGGACCTGGAACCGCTTCGTCAGCTCGCGGAGATGGACGTCCGTGAGGTCCACGTCCTGCTCGACGCCGACGCGCTTCTTCATCCGCTTGAGCTCCGCCTCGAGGAGCGAGCGCGGCACGCCCAGCACCACGTCCGCGTACATCTGGACGAACCGCCGGTAGCTGTCCCAGGCGAATCTCGGGTTTCGGCTCTTCCGCTCGAGCCCCGCGACGGTCTGGTCGTTGAGCCCGAGGTTGAGCACGGTGTCCATCATGCCCGGCATCGAGAGCGGCGCGCCCGATCGCACCGAGACGAGGAGCGGATTCTCGGGATCGCCGAGACGGCGTCCGAGGAATCGCTCCAGCCCCTGGAGCGCCTTGCGCTCCTCCTGGACGATGGAGTCGAGGAGGGTGCCGCCCGCCTCGAAGAACTGGCGGCACGCCGCGGTCGTGATCGTGTAGCCGGGGGGCACCGGGACGCCGGCGCTCGTCATCTCGGCGAGGCCCGCGCCCTTTCCACCGAGCAGGTCGCGCATGCGCGCGTTTCCCTCAGCGACGCCATTGCCGAAGGAGTAGACGTACTTGGGCCGGGTCTCCTGGACCAGGGGGCGGGTCGCCTGGTCGGCCGTCCCGGCGGGGGGATGCGCGACCGGAGCCGCGGTTCCGCTCTCGGGAGCGTTCACGAGCCCTCCTTCGTGTGGAGGCGAACGATGCCGTGCACCGCGCCAACCTCGAGCCCGGCGAAGTTCCGGAGCCGGTCCCCGACGTGCTGGGCCAGGGTCGCCGTTTCGCGCGCGCCGATCAGGCCGAGCGCGGTGAGCGTCGAGGTGACCGCGGGGCCGAGCGCGCGGCGCGTGCCATCCTCGATCTTCACGGCGATCCCGATCCCGCGATCCGGAATCCCGGTGGCGTGCACCCCCTCGGCGCCCGCCTTGGCGACGGCCCCCGGAAGGGCTCGCAGGAGCAGCGTGTCGAGCCTTCCCTCGCCGGCAACCATGTCGGGGTGCCGCCGCATCGCATCCCGGATGCGGGCGAGCGCGGGCACTTCCTTGCCCCTCGCATCGCGCCCCGACGCGAGGAGCGAGAACGCGTGCGCGAGCGTGGAGAGCGGCATGCGCGGCGTCGGCGCGCTGCAGCCGTCGATCGCCGGCTCGGGGTCGACCCAGGGCTCTCCCAGGATCTCGGCGAAGCGCTCGAAGATCCGACGCTGCACCGGGTGCCCGGGATCGACGTAGCTCGCGAGCGGCGCTCCCAGGTGGCGCGCCAGGAGGAGCATCCCGGCGTGCTTTCCGGAGCAGTTGTGGCGGATGGGCGCGGGATCCTCGCCGCGCGCGCGGAGCGCCGCGGCGGTCGCGTCGTCGTAGGGTGGATGGGATCCGCAACGGAGCGCGGACTCGTCGGCCTGCGCCGCGAGCAGGATCGATCTCGCGACTTCCGCGTGTCGGTCGGTCCCGCTGTGCGATCCGGCCACCAGCGCGAGCGCGTCGTCTCCGAGACCGGAGCGGTCCCACGCGCCGGACTCGACCAGCGGGACCGCCTGGAAGGGCTTGTACGCCGACCGGGGGAAGACGAGGAGGCGGGGCTCGCCCGCCCAGGCGAGGAGCCGGCCGGAGGAGTCGACCACCGCGACGTGCCCCCGATGGACGCTCTCGACCCGTCCTCCGCGCATGACGCGCACGAGAGGATCCGAACGAACGTCCACCGCGGCGGGGTCGACCGCCGGCTGCCTTTCGGTCACGGACACGTCACGCTCCGAGGGCGCATGGAGCCGCCCGTCCTAACGGTCGATCTGGGCCTTCTGGAGCTTGCCGCTGTAGTCGATGTAGACCGACTTCCACTCGGTGAAGGCGTCGATCACGGTCGGACCGCCCTCCCGGTGGCCGTTCCCGGTCTCCTTCACGCCTCCGAAGGGTAGCTGAACCTCGGCGCCGATGGTGGGTCCGTTGATGTAGGTGATCCCGGCCTCGATGTCGCGCACGGCGCGCATGGCCCGGTTCACGTCGCGCGTGTAGATCGACGAGCTGAGTCCGTACGGCGTCCCGTTCAGCACCTGGATCGCCTCCTCGAACGAGGAGACGGTCAGCACGGAGAGCACCGGCCCGAAGATCTCCTCGACCGCGATCCGCATGCTCGGCGTCACGCCGTCGAAGATCGTCGGACGGTAGAAGTGCCCGTCCCGGAGGGGCCCGTCCTCGGCGGGCGACCCGCCCGCGACGAGCTTCGCGCCTTCCTTCTTCCCGATCTCGACGTAGGAGTGGACCTTGTCGCGCTGGCCGCGGTTCACGACCGGGCCGACCTCGGTCGCGGGGTCGAGCCCGTCGCCCAGCCGGAGGTTCGCCGCGCGCGCGGCGAGGCGCTCGACCATCTCGTCGTGCACCTGCCGCATCACGATGAGCCGGCTCGTCGCGGTGCAGCGCTGCCCCGTCGTTCCGAACGCGCCCCAGAGCGCTCCCTCGACCGCGAGGTCGAGATCCGCGTCCTCCATCACGATCTGGGCGTTCTTCCCCCCCAGCTCGAGAGAGAGCCGCTTGAGCGAGGCGGCGGTCCGCTCGGCGATCCCCTTCCCGACCTCGGAGGATCCGGTGAACGAGACCATCGAGACGCCGCGATGCTCGGTGAGCGGCACGCCGACCGCGCTCCCGCCGCCGTGGACGATGTTGACCACGCCGTCCGGCGCCCCCGCTTCGATCAGGATCTCGACCAGGTGGTGCGCGGAGGCGGGCGTGTCGGTCGCCGGCTTGATCACGACCGTGTTCCCCGACACGAGCGCCGGGAAGATCTTCCAGGACGGGATCGCCATCGGGAAGTTCCACGGGGTGATGAGCCCGCAGACCCCGAGCGGCTGGCGGATCGACATGGCGAACTTGTTGGGAAGCTCCGACGGGGCGGTGACGCCGAAGAGGCGGCGCCCCTCGGCCGCGATGTAGTAGGCCATGTCGATGGCCTCCTGCACGTCGCCGCGCGTCTCGGCCAGGACCTTGCCCATCTCGCGGGTCATGGCGCGCGCGAGCGCTTCCTTCCGGTCGCGGAGGATCTCGGCGGCGCGGTAGATGAGCTCGGCGCGTCGTGGAGCTGGCGTCAGGCGCCAGGACTGGAAGGCGCGCGACGCTGCCTGGACGGCGGCGTCGACGTCCTCGGGCCCGGACTCGGGGAAGGTGCCGACCAGGTCCGAGGACCTGGCGGGATTCCGGTTCTCGAACGTGCGCCCGGACGTGGCCGGGATCCACGCTCCGCCGATCCGGTTCAGGTACGCCCGGGGCTTCGTGTCCTGGGCATCCACGCGCGCCGCGTTCTCGGCGGCTGCGGAGACGGTCTGGGGGTTCATGAGACCTCCGGGCCGCCTACGCGCTGGCGGGGCGGCCTACTTGATGATGACGAAGTGACCCTTCTTGGGCGTGCGACCGTCCGTTGGATGGACGGTGTAAATGTAGATTCCCGAGACCACAACCCGTCCCGCGTCGTTCTTGAGATCCCACGGAACCTCCCCGGTCTGCCCTCCGGGGCTCCCGCCGGGGTCCTGGGTGAGCTCCCGAAGCAACTCCCCGGCGGCTGTATAGATGCGGATCGTCGAGCCGGGCGGCACGTTCATGAAGCGCATGCGCCGGTCGTTGGGACCCGGATCCCACTCGGCCGAGCCCTTGTAGGGATTTGGCACGACCACCACGTTCTCGAGATTCGAGGCGGGCGGCGTGGCGGGAGTGAGCCGGACGATCTCAGTCGAGTCGATGGGGCTTTCCGCGATATCCGCGTTCACGGTTGTCAGTGTGTCAATCGAAGTGACGGCGTACTCGTGCTCGAAACCGACGATGGATGCGAGGTCCACGAAGACCCTCGCCGTGGAGTCGGCATCCCGGGGGTTTCCCGGCGGGTAGTCGAAGAGGTAGCTACCATCGGGTAACCTGTTGTTTCGGAATCCCTTGAAGAACACTCCGGTTCCCGTGAACACGAAGTCCTGGAGATTGCACGGCTCCTGGCGGTCGAGGCAGATGGGAACCACCACGTCCCGCGACTTCATCTGACCGATCACCTGGAGCCGTCCGGTGCTGATCCCCTCGACGGTCCGCCGGACGCGATATCCCGTCCAGACGGGCTGGCACCCGATGATGCTGTCGATACGGCAGTTGAACCCGGCCTGCTGGCAGATCTCCGGAGCCACCTCGCAGGAGTCCACGTTGATATTACAGGTCAGGGTCGTGTCCAGCTTGCAGACCGTGTCGGTCTCGGCGCTCGGACCGTTCCAGAAAAGGAAGACCAGGGTTCCGGTCTGGTTGTTGACCGCGTTCCGGACGATGGGGCTGGTGACCTGGCGATAGAAGGCCGAGACGAGCGTCGGGCTCTTGAGCTTGGGATTGGGAGCCTGGGCGAGACCCGTTCCCTGGAGCACGGCAAGGGCGAGGAACGAACCTAAGAATGCGCAGGACAGCGACTTGAAGGACATCAACCTCCCTCGACTACGGCGGCTACCCGGCGGCGCGCCGTTACGAAACCGAGTTGTGCTGCCAGGGGGGGTGCCGAGCAACGGGCTGGCGGGAAGCCCGCGGGACCGGCCATGGAACCCGACCGGGCCCGACCTGGGGGCCAAACTAGATTCCAAGTGACGCTCTGTCAAGGCATTTTTGAACAACCCCGACGCCCATAAGTTCCAAAAATCCCTTGACACTGCGGGCGATGCCCCTGTATACTCAATCGAGTAAAAAAACGGGGCAAACCTTTCCAATTGCGAGAACCCACATCGTCTTAGCTCGATTCGAATCACGATCCCGTAAGGAGGTGATTAGGCTCGTAGTGTCGTCAACCTTATCCTCTTGAGGTGTCTTCTCGCTTTTACCTGCGTTAGAGAGGAGATGAATGGGATGAAGAAATTACTAGGCGTCATCGGAGTTCTGGCGCTGGCGGCCGCACTGCTTCCGGCCCAGGGGTACGCCGACCTGCGCGGGTCGTTCGCGCTGGTCACCAACGGCGCCCCGTTCCCGAACGGGTGCGAGCAGCCTGCGGTGCGGCCCGGGCTCGTCA containing:
- a CDS encoding aldehyde dehydrogenase family protein, whose protein sequence is MNPQTVSAAAENAARVDAQDTKPRAYLNRIGGAWIPATSGRTFENRNPARSSDLVGTFPESGPEDVDAAVQAASRAFQSWRLTPAPRRAELIYRAAEILRDRKEALARAMTREMGKVLAETRGDVQEAIDMAYYIAAEGRRLFGVTAPSELPNKFAMSIRQPLGVCGLITPWNFPMAIPSWKIFPALVSGNTVVIKPATDTPASAHHLVEILIEAGAPDGVVNIVHGGGSAVGVPLTEHRGVSMVSFTGSSEVGKGIAERTAASLKRLSLELGGKNAQIVMEDADLDLAVEGALWGAFGTTGQRCTATSRLIVMRQVHDEMVERLAARAANLRLGDGLDPATEVGPVVNRGQRDKVHSYVEIGKKEGAKLVAGGSPAEDGPLRDGHFYRPTIFDGVTPSMRIAVEEIFGPVLSVLTVSSFEEAIQVLNGTPYGLSSSIYTRDVNRAMRAVRDIEAGITYINGPTIGAEVQLPFGGVKETGNGHREGGPTVIDAFTEWKSVYIDYSGKLQKAQIDR
- a CDS encoding asparaginase, which produces MSVTERQPAVDPAAVDVRSDPLVRVMRGGRVESVHRGHVAVVDSSGRLLAWAGEPRLLVFPRSAYKPFQAVPLVESGAWDRSGLGDDALALVAGSHSGTDRHAEVARSILLAAQADESALRCGSHPPYDDATAAALRARGEDPAPIRHNCSGKHAGMLLLARHLGAPLASYVDPGHPVQRRIFERFAEILGEPWVDPEPAIDGCSAPTPRMPLSTLAHAFSLLASGRDARGKEVPALARIRDAMRRHPDMVAGEGRLDTLLLRALPGAVAKAGAEGVHATGIPDRGIGIAVKIEDGTRRALGPAVTSTLTALGLIGARETATLAQHVGDRLRNFAGLEVGAVHGIVRLHTKEGS
- a CDS encoding PEP/pyruvate-binding domain-containing protein, with product MNAPESGTAAPVAHPPAGTADQATRPLVQETRPKYVYSFGNGVAEGNARMRDLLGGKGAGLAEMTSAGVPVPPGYTITTAACRQFFEAGGTLLDSIVQEERKALQGLERFLGRRLGDPENPLLVSVRSGAPLSMPGMMDTVLNLGLNDQTVAGLERKSRNPRFAWDSYRRFVQMYADVVLGVPRSLLEAELKRMKKRVGVEQDVDLTDVHLRELTKRFQVLVRRETGRDFPQDARVQLAGARDAVFRSWYGERAVHYRRIHGIADDMGTAVNVQAMVFGNLGPTSATGVGFTRDPATGERRFYGEYLLNAQGEDVVAGIRTPRPIDEMERELPTAYAQLREITSRLEQHYRDVQDFEFTVEEGRLFMLQTRRGARTGIAALRIAVDMVDEGLISKEEALTAGRIPPDDLNQLLQPIFDPAAKRKAKVIAKGINAGPGAASGKIKFFADDAEAYVH